A DNA window from Agrobacterium vaccinii contains the following coding sequences:
- a CDS encoding D-alanyl-D-alanine carboxypeptidase family protein yields the protein MTSAAYANPKMVIDVRTGKVISHQEAFRKWYPASLTKLMTAYLAFSAMKSGKLSPQTEVVMSKKAADQPASKMYFKPGSKLTLDSALKLLLIKSANDVAVAIAETVGGTTENFVAQMNAQAARLGMTSTRYVNPNGLPGKGQYTTARDLAVLALLLKREFPEYAGYFSLEGVSTGKKNYANYNMLVGRFQGADGMKTGFICASGFNQVSSASRNGRQVISVVLGADSLAGRTDQSADLLQMALTSSSGQGVSLASLAPYGETADVNDISADICNPKAAKVRSESRDEAGRMIIKSPYVQEMTRPPVYSYAGLIPGSETVVANSASTASKGADAANVPIPIPRPAF from the coding sequence ATGACGTCTGCGGCCTACGCCAACCCAAAGATGGTGATCGATGTCAGAACCGGCAAGGTGATCTCGCATCAGGAGGCGTTTCGCAAGTGGTATCCTGCCTCGCTGACCAAGCTGATGACGGCCTATCTGGCATTCAGCGCGATGAAATCCGGTAAGCTCAGCCCACAGACCGAAGTGGTGATGAGCAAGAAGGCCGCCGATCAGCCTGCCAGCAAGATGTATTTCAAGCCGGGCTCCAAGCTGACGCTGGACAGCGCGCTGAAGCTGTTGCTGATCAAATCCGCAAATGACGTGGCCGTTGCCATTGCCGAGACGGTGGGCGGAACGACAGAAAATTTTGTGGCGCAGATGAATGCGCAGGCAGCGCGTCTGGGCATGACGTCCACCCGCTACGTCAATCCCAACGGCCTGCCCGGCAAGGGTCAGTACACGACCGCGCGCGATCTTGCCGTTCTGGCCCTGCTCCTGAAGCGAGAGTTTCCCGAATATGCGGGCTATTTCTCGCTGGAAGGCGTCAGCACCGGCAAGAAGAACTATGCCAATTACAATATGCTGGTCGGTCGCTTCCAGGGCGCTGATGGCATGAAGACCGGGTTCATCTGCGCCTCCGGCTTCAACCAGGTGTCTTCGGCCTCGCGCAACGGCCGTCAGGTCATCAGCGTCGTGCTGGGCGCCGATAGCCTCGCTGGTCGCACCGATCAATCCGCAGACCTGCTACAGATGGCTTTGACATCCTCGAGCGGACAGGGCGTTTCTCTGGCATCGCTGGCACCTTATGGTGAGACAGCCGATGTCAACGATATCAGCGCCGATATCTGCAACCCGAAGGCCGCAAAGGTTCGCAGCGAAAGCCGCGACGAAGCAGGCCGCATGATCATCAAATCTCCCTATGTGCAGGAAATGACCCGCCCGCCGGTCTACTCCTATGCGGGCCTCATTCCGGGCAGCGAGACGGTGGTCGCCAACAGTGCCAGCACGGCGAGCAAGGGCGCAGATGCGGCCAATGTGCCCATCCCCATTCCGCGCCCGGCCTTCTAA
- the trxA gene encoding thioredoxin, translated as MSDNPYGTSNSGHMTGSVNYGSAPQAAAAASHIKDTTTANFSKDVMEESRRQPVLVDFWAPWCGPCKQLTPVLEKVVNEAGGRVKLVKLNIDDHPSIPGQLGIQSIPAIVAFQDGRPVDGFMGAVPESQIREFIDKIAGPAGNDPQAEIDAALAEAKQLFADGDHQGAAQLFGFVMQVDPDNATAIAGIAECMIAVGEYQRASDLLASVPEELLADPAIQAASKKLAQYEEARQLGDPAALERELSADPDNHDARMKLAKILNAQGRRDEAADQLLTVMRKDRTYEDDGARKQLVEFLESWGFKDPASVSARRKLSSILFS; from the coding sequence ATGAGCGATAATCCCTACGGAACGTCCAACAGCGGACATATGACTGGCTCCGTCAATTATGGCAGCGCGCCGCAGGCCGCGGCTGCGGCCTCGCATATCAAGGATACGACGACAGCGAATTTCTCCAAGGACGTCATGGAGGAATCCCGCCGCCAGCCGGTGCTGGTGGATTTCTGGGCGCCATGGTGCGGCCCTTGCAAGCAACTGACGCCGGTGCTGGAAAAGGTCGTCAACGAGGCTGGCGGTCGCGTTAAGCTCGTCAAGCTCAACATCGATGATCACCCCTCCATTCCCGGCCAGCTCGGCATTCAGTCCATCCCGGCTATCGTCGCCTTTCAGGATGGTCGCCCGGTGGATGGCTTCATGGGTGCCGTGCCTGAAAGCCAGATCCGAGAATTCATCGACAAGATTGCTGGCCCTGCTGGAAACGATCCACAGGCGGAAATCGATGCTGCCCTGGCCGAGGCCAAGCAGCTTTTCGCCGATGGCGACCATCAGGGTGCAGCCCAGCTTTTCGGCTTCGTCATGCAGGTGGACCCTGATAATGCCACGGCTATTGCCGGTATTGCCGAATGCATGATTGCCGTTGGCGAATATCAGCGGGCCAGCGATCTCTTGGCCTCCGTTCCAGAGGAACTGCTGGCCGATCCGGCCATTCAGGCGGCATCCAAAAAGCTGGCGCAATATGAAGAAGCCCGTCAACTGGGCGATCCGGCAGCGCTGGAACGCGAACTTTCAGCCGATCCCGACAACCACGATGCCCGCATGAAGCTTGCCAAAATCCTCAATGCGCAGGGCCGTCGCGATGAAGCGGCAGACCAGTTGCTGACGGTGATGCGCAAGGATCGTACCTATGAGGACGACGGTGCTCGCAAGCAGCTTGTCGAGTTTCTGGAAAGCTGGGGCTTCAAGGATCCGGCATCGGTATCGGCGCGCAGAAAGCTGTCATCGATACTGTTTTCCTGA
- a CDS encoding M20 aminoacylase family protein, with amino-acid sequence MPVLNRAAELQVQASEWRRHLHENPELLYDVHDTAAFVAEKLQSFGVDEIVTGIGRTGVVGIIHGQRGKGRTIGLRSDMDALPIVEETGKPWTSKVDGKMHACGHDGHMAMLLGAAKYLAETRNFTGSVALIFQPAEEGGAGALAMVQDGLMDRFKIDEVYGMHNMPGIPLGSFAIRKGGIMAAPDKFSIVVKGQGGHAAQPHRTVDPIAIGAQIVTNLQMIASRNADPIRSVVVSVTRFQAGSSHNIIPNEAVIAGTVRTLDENVRDMAEARIKQMAEGIAQANGAEAEAIYERYCPVTVNHGNETEHAIRIARDVVGDKNVDPDVDPSMAGEDFSYMLNERPGAFIFLGNGDSAGLHNPSYDFNDEALAYGISYWVKLAEQRLAE; translated from the coding sequence ATGCCAGTATTGAACAGAGCCGCGGAATTGCAGGTGCAGGCCAGCGAGTGGCGACGTCATCTCCATGAAAATCCCGAGCTGCTCTACGACGTGCACGACACTGCTGCATTCGTCGCTGAGAAACTGCAATCCTTCGGCGTCGACGAAATCGTGACCGGCATCGGTCGTACCGGCGTCGTCGGCATCATTCACGGCCAGCGTGGCAAGGGCCGCACCATCGGTCTGCGCTCCGACATGGATGCGCTGCCGATCGTCGAGGAAACCGGCAAGCCTTGGACATCTAAAGTCGATGGCAAGATGCATGCCTGTGGTCATGACGGCCACATGGCCATGTTGCTGGGTGCTGCCAAATATCTGGCGGAAACACGCAATTTCACCGGCTCGGTCGCGCTGATTTTCCAGCCTGCGGAAGAGGGTGGAGCCGGGGCGCTTGCGATGGTGCAGGATGGCCTGATGGACAGGTTCAAGATCGATGAAGTCTATGGCATGCACAATATGCCAGGTATTCCGTTGGGCTCTTTCGCCATCCGCAAAGGCGGCATCATGGCAGCCCCAGACAAGTTCTCTATCGTGGTGAAAGGGCAGGGCGGCCACGCCGCGCAGCCGCATCGCACGGTGGACCCGATTGCCATCGGTGCGCAGATCGTCACCAACCTCCAGATGATCGCATCGCGCAACGCAGACCCCATCCGCTCGGTCGTGGTCTCCGTCACCCGTTTTCAGGCGGGCTCCAGCCACAATATCATCCCCAACGAGGCGGTGATTGCAGGAACGGTTCGCACGCTGGATGAAAACGTGCGCGATATGGCCGAAGCGCGGATCAAGCAGATGGCTGAAGGCATCGCGCAGGCCAATGGTGCGGAAGCCGAAGCCATCTATGAGCGCTACTGCCCTGTTACCGTGAACCACGGAAATGAAACCGAACATGCCATCCGCATCGCCCGAGATGTTGTGGGCGACAAGAACGTCGATCCCGACGTCGATCCGTCCATGGCCGGGGAAGATTTCTCCTACATGCTGAACGAGCGGCCCGGCGCATTTATCTTTCTGGGCAATGGCGACAGTGCGGGCCTGCACAATCCCAGCTACGACTTCAATGATGAAGCCCTGGCCTACGGCATTTCCTACTGGGTGAAACTCGCCGAGCAGCGACTGGCTGAATAA
- a CDS encoding LON peptidase substrate-binding domain-containing protein, with protein sequence MHVGNARYLKSTDLPDVVPVFPLSGALLLPEGQLPLNIFEPRYLAMFDAALSGDRMIGMVQPSLQGLDNGKGDGPLSQVGCLGRVTSFSETGDGRYLVSLSGVCRFRLLDEIATSAPYRTFKHAPFLSDLTGEYDEDAVDRENLLRVFRSFLDANQLEADWESVERAGNRVLVNSLSMMSPFGPAEKQALLEAPDLKSRADTLIAITEIVLAQGSSEPGTLLQ encoded by the coding sequence ATGCACGTCGGAAATGCACGATATCTCAAGAGCACCGATCTGCCGGACGTCGTCCCTGTGTTTCCGCTGTCGGGCGCCCTTCTTCTGCCGGAAGGGCAATTGCCCCTGAACATCTTCGAGCCACGCTATCTTGCCATGTTCGATGCAGCGTTGTCGGGCGATCGTATGATCGGAATGGTGCAGCCATCCTTGCAGGGTTTGGATAACGGCAAGGGTGATGGTCCGCTCAGTCAGGTCGGCTGTCTGGGGCGCGTCACGTCCTTTTCGGAAACGGGAGATGGGCGGTATCTCGTCTCTCTCAGCGGTGTGTGCCGTTTCCGTCTTCTGGATGAAATCGCGACCAGCGCGCCGTACCGTACTTTCAAGCACGCGCCGTTCCTTTCGGACTTGACTGGCGAATATGACGAAGATGCCGTTGACCGTGAAAACCTGCTGCGGGTCTTTCGGTCCTTCCTCGATGCCAATCAGCTGGAAGCGGACTGGGAAAGTGTGGAGCGCGCCGGAAACCGCGTTCTCGTCAACTCGCTTTCCATGATGTCGCCTTTCGGCCCTGCCGAAAAGCAGGCACTTCTGGAAGCACCTGATCTCAAGTCACGCGCCGATACACTGATCGCCATCACGGAAATCGTTCTTGCTCAAGGCAGCAGCGAACCCGGCACCCTGTTGCAGTAA
- a CDS encoding prolyl-tRNA synthetase associated domain-containing protein, which yields MTEQTPKTAQDLFALLDSLGIQHKTVQHEPVFTVAESESLRDSIPGGHTKNLFVKDKKDRYFVLTVEENAVVDLKTVHKTIDASSRVSFGRPEKMLEYLGVVPGSVTVFGAINDLGNDVTFVLDSELMKHDLINGHPLSNDATTMIGRDDLIRFLEATGHTPLVLKVTE from the coding sequence ATGACAGAGCAAACCCCGAAAACCGCGCAGGACCTTTTCGCTTTGCTGGATAGCCTTGGCATCCAGCATAAGACGGTGCAGCACGAGCCGGTTTTCACGGTTGCCGAGTCCGAATCTCTGCGTGACAGCATTCCCGGTGGTCACACCAAGAACCTTTTTGTGAAGGACAAGAAGGACAGATACTTCGTGCTGACCGTGGAGGAGAATGCGGTGGTGGACCTGAAAACGGTTCACAAGACCATCGACGCTTCGAGTCGCGTTTCGTTCGGTCGGCCTGAAAAGATGCTGGAGTATCTGGGTGTCGTTCCCGGCTCCGTTACCGTCTTCGGCGCAATCAATGATCTGGGTAACGATGTGACCTTCGTTCTCGACAGCGAGTTGATGAAGCACGATCTGATCAACGGCCACCCGCTTTCCAACGATGCGACCACCATGATTGGCCGCGATGACCTCATTCGGTTTCTGGAGGCGACGGGGCACACGCCGCTCGTCTTGAAAGTCACCGAATAA
- a CDS encoding TetR/AcrR family transcriptional regulator yields MKRLTRAEQKALRPTQILEAAFEEFVDHGFTAARVEDIAERVGVTKGTVYVYFPTKEELFAEMIRHIASPLETFLTDLGELSGNSEERLKNFILQLYDRLLTERRLRQMLRFVISEGTRFPHVIDTHTEELIEPIIGRLQELLDEGVKQGEFVPGPRASARIVFAPIVGIAVETLIHGDRRDLELPSFIESHLDLIMGALLTRPQS; encoded by the coding sequence ATGAAACGGCTGACACGCGCCGAACAGAAGGCACTTCGGCCCACGCAAATTCTGGAAGCAGCATTTGAAGAGTTCGTGGACCACGGGTTCACGGCGGCACGCGTGGAAGACATCGCAGAACGCGTCGGGGTCACTAAAGGCACCGTCTATGTCTACTTTCCCACCAAGGAAGAACTTTTTGCGGAAATGATACGCCATATCGCCTCGCCGCTCGAAACCTTTCTCACTGATTTGGGAGAGTTGAGCGGCAACAGCGAGGAGCGGCTGAAGAACTTCATACTCCAGCTTTATGATCGGCTGCTAACAGAACGACGGTTGCGGCAAATGCTGCGCTTCGTCATCTCTGAGGGAACGCGCTTTCCACATGTTATCGATACGCATACGGAAGAACTGATAGAGCCGATTATCGGGCGTTTGCAGGAGTTGCTCGACGAAGGCGTCAAGCAGGGCGAGTTCGTTCCAGGCCCGAGAGCGAGCGCACGGATCGTCTTCGCACCGATCGTCGGAATAGCCGTGGAGACCCTGATCCACGGTGACCGCCGCGATCTGGAACTCCCGTCCTTTATCGAGTCACACCTCGATCTCATCATGGGCGCGCTGCTGACGCGGCCCCAAAGCTAA
- a CDS encoding Trm112 family protein, with amino-acid sequence MDEKLSNVDPKLLDLLVCPLTKGRLSYDREKRELISESARLAYPIRDGVPIMLVSEARTIED; translated from the coding sequence ATGGACGAAAAACTCAGCAATGTCGATCCGAAACTGCTCGATCTCCTGGTCTGCCCGTTGACCAAGGGACGCCTGTCCTATGACAGGGAAAAACGAGAGCTGATTTCTGAGAGTGCACGGCTTGCCTATCCGATCCGCGATGGCGTGCCGATCATGCTCGTTTCGGAAGCGAGGACGATAGAAGACTAG
- a CDS encoding efflux RND transporter periplasmic adaptor subunit, whose product MRRYATIAFFAAALPGLAACSPEKQAQEKAPRHVEVVQVKSVDVSDAVSTTGEISARVQSDLSFRVSGQIVERLVDVGDHVTTGQVLARIDPQEQKADLQVALATLQSAQAQQTQAQQAFDRQQSLFNTGVTTRAALDQAQETLLTGQGTVQSSQAQVDTARDALEQTELKADADGIITARSAEVGQVAQAAQLVFTLAHDGPRDAVINADETTLLGGEIENDVVVRMLSGGAPIKATLRELSPALDTTTATIRVKLALDATANVRLGSPIVATAHYKPVKTMQLPWSAIASDSGQPSVWVVDPKTKVVSLRKIEVAKYANGHFSVKSGLSEGETVVVNGTKFLAIGETVAYEGAAQ is encoded by the coding sequence ATGAGACGGTATGCAACAATCGCCTTTTTCGCGGCAGCACTGCCCGGGCTGGCCGCCTGTTCGCCCGAAAAACAGGCGCAGGAAAAAGCGCCCCGGCATGTCGAGGTGGTGCAGGTCAAATCAGTGGATGTGTCAGACGCAGTCTCGACCACAGGCGAAATCAGCGCGCGCGTTCAATCCGACCTCTCGTTCCGTGTCAGCGGTCAAATCGTGGAGCGACTTGTGGATGTGGGCGACCATGTGACCACGGGCCAGGTTCTGGCACGAATAGACCCGCAGGAACAGAAGGCCGATCTTCAAGTCGCATTGGCCACGCTGCAATCGGCACAGGCCCAGCAGACGCAAGCGCAGCAGGCATTCGACCGGCAACAGAGCCTTTTCAATACTGGTGTAACGACGCGCGCCGCTCTGGACCAGGCGCAGGAAACCCTGCTGACGGGTCAAGGCACCGTGCAGTCCTCGCAAGCGCAGGTCGATACCGCACGCGACGCGCTGGAGCAGACCGAGTTGAAGGCCGATGCCGATGGTATCATCACTGCACGCAGCGCTGAAGTCGGCCAAGTCGCGCAGGCAGCGCAACTGGTGTTCACGCTGGCCCATGATGGTCCGCGTGACGCTGTGATCAATGCCGATGAAACGACCCTTCTGGGCGGTGAAATCGAGAACGATGTCGTCGTCAGAATGCTGTCGGGCGGCGCGCCGATCAAGGCGACATTACGGGAATTGTCCCCTGCTCTCGATACCACCACCGCCACGATCCGTGTCAAGCTGGCGCTGGATGCGACAGCCAATGTGCGGCTCGGCAGCCCGATTGTCGCCACCGCGCATTACAAACCGGTCAAAACCATGCAGCTCCCATGGTCGGCCATTGCATCCGATTCCGGTCAGCCTTCGGTGTGGGTCGTCGATCCCAAAACCAAAGTTGTATCGCTGCGCAAAATCGAAGTCGCTAAATATGCAAATGGGCATTTTTCGGTGAAATCAGGCCTTTCCGAGGGCGAAACGGTCGTCGTCAATGGCACCAAATTTCTAGCCATCGGCGAGACCGTGGCCTATGAAGGAGCCGCTCAATGA